GTGTTTTGTTTTTACAAGAAGCACATACTCATGCTCTGTTTGCATCATCTTATTCCACCAATACATCGAAGTTATAGGAAAGATATTTGCACAAGCAATCATATGCTCTTGAAGGAGTGTTTTAGCTATTGTTTGCGCTTGTTTCTTACTATTACAGGGAATATAGATGATGATGTAGGGCATATTGCTATATAATCTCAGAAGAAACTATATAAATACTTTGCTGTTATTTTATGCTGTGGTTAAACAAATAATAAGTAACATTACTGGAGTGTATGTCCTTAATAACAATAGGGTTATTGAAAAACAAGAATGCCGCACTGCTAAAGATATTGCTGGAAGAAACAACCAAGAACAACTATTCTTGAAAAAATATCCTGTAGTCAAAGAAATAACACTTACTCTTACTCCTGAATTATCAACCACTGAAGCAGTTAAGAAGCTTAATCTTCTTCTTACCAAACTACAATTAAAAGCCTCTGTTAATGAAGATAATATAATTATTCAAACCATTAATGCTCTTGATGATGTAACAAAAATAAGCAATAGCTTATGCAAAAGATTGCGTGAATGGTATGCATTATATTTGCCTGAAGCATCTGAAAAAATAACAATTAATGAAACGTTTGTTAAAATTATACTTACAAAGAAAAAAAGCCAGCTGATGAAAGATTTGCAGCTCCATGAAACTATGGGTGCTGACCTTAAACAACAGGATGTAGATGAGATACTTATGCTTGGTGAAAAAATCCAAAGTATGTATCAATTAAAACAACAGCTTGAACAGTATCTTGATCGAGTTTTTCAGGAATATGCGCCTAATTTGCAGGCAGTAGCTGGAACTATTATTGCAGCACAATTGCTCAGACATGCAGGAAGTCTACAGAGATTGTCAGAAATGCCTTCATCCACAGTTCAATTACTCGGTGCTGAAGATGCTTTGTTTAAACATCTTCGGCAAAAAGCAAAATGCCCTAAACATGGCCTAATTGTAAATCATCCTCTCCTCGCAAACATTAAAGCTTCAGAACGAGGAAAACAAGCGCGGCATTTAACAGGAGCATTAAGCATTGCTGCTAAAGTGGATTATTTTAAAGGTGATAAACATGTTGGCGAGAAATTACGAAGAGAACTTGAACAAAAAGCAGGTGTTCAACGATGATTAAGGTAGTGTTTTTTGATTTTAATAATACTCTCATGAATACAACAACACCTCAAGTAATTACTGAGTATTTAGGGAAAGGAAAAGAACGAGAGAAATATGAAGAACAGTATAAAGCTGGAATATTATCAAAAAATGCGCTTAGTGAACAATCATTAGCTTTGTATAAAGGATTCTCATTATCTGGTTTGAAAGAAATTATTCGACAAGGTAAATTCATATGGAATAAACACGTCAAAGAATGTCTCGCAGGATTACGTAAACGAAAGATAAAAGCTGTTATCATTACTAACGAGGATGTCACTATCATGAAAGAAATCTGCATGGACATGGGTTTTGATGATATTAAAGGCTCTGTTCTTGAAATGAAAGATAATAAATATACAGGACAATTTGTAAAATTTTCAGATTCTAAAGATCGAGTTGTCAAAGAAACTATTAAGGAGTTAGGATTAACTAAACATGAGGCATTGGCTGTTGGTGATTCACCTTCAGATGCTGTTATGTTTAAAGAAGTTGGTGTTGGTGTTTTATATAATCCTGATGTCCATGCAAAAGGCAAAGGCGATCATGAAATACAAGATTTTAAAGAATTAATTACCTTGGTTGATACTTATAATAAAAAAGGTTGCCGTATATGAAAGAAACATCTTCTCCTGGAGTTTTTATTGAACAGCGAGGTAATCGCACCTTGTTTTACACTAAGAACCTTGTTCCTGGGAAAAAAGTGTATGATGAGAGGCTTGTTCGCGAACAAGGTGTTGAATACAGGGAGTGGAATATTAGAAAAAGCAAGCTCGCTGCTGCACTCGCCAAAGGATTGAAACATCTTCCTCTTAAAACAGGAGATACTGTTCTTTATCTAGGTTGTGCATCAGGAACAACTGCCAGCCATGTTAGTGATATTGTTAATAAAGAAGGCATTGTTTTTGGTGTTGATTTTGCGCCTCGGGTGTTGCGTGATTTTGTGTTTTTAAGTGAAATAAGAGATAACTTAATTCCTATATATGGAGATGCGCATCATCCTGAACAATATACGTGGAGGATTTATCCCAGCAATGTGTTAATTCAAGACGTTGCACAAAAAGATCAAGTGAATATTTTTTTAAAAAATCTTGTCTGTTTAAATAAAGGAGGATATGCTATATTGGTGATAAAAGCACGAAGTATTGATGTTGCTGCTTCACCCAAAAAAATATTTCAGGATGTTAAGCGAGAGCTTGAAAAACATATTGTTATTGAAGAATTTCTAACCCTTGATCCTTATGAAATAGACCATTGTTTGTTTGTTTGCAGGAAATAGGCTTGATCAAAAATAGCATGTTTATAT
This region of Candidatus Woesearchaeota archaeon genomic DNA includes:
- a CDS encoding HAD family phosphatase, encoding MIKVVFFDFNNTLMNTTTPQVITEYLGKGKEREKYEEQYKAGILSKNALSEQSLALYKGFSLSGLKEIIRQGKFIWNKHVKECLAGLRKRKIKAVIITNEDVTIMKEICMDMGFDDIKGSVLEMKDNKYTGQFVKFSDSKDRVVKETIKELGLTKHEALAVGDSPSDAVMFKEVGVGVLYNPDVHAKGKGDHEIQDFKELITLVDTYNKKGCRI
- a CDS encoding NOP58 family protein — its product is MVKQIISNITGVYVLNNNRVIEKQECRTAKDIAGRNNQEQLFLKKYPVVKEITLTLTPELSTTEAVKKLNLLLTKLQLKASVNEDNIIIQTINALDDVTKISNSLCKRLREWYALYLPEASEKITINETFVKIILTKKKSQLMKDLQLHETMGADLKQQDVDEILMLGEKIQSMYQLKQQLEQYLDRVFQEYAPNLQAVAGTIIAAQLLRHAGSLQRLSEMPSSTVQLLGAEDALFKHLRQKAKCPKHGLIVNHPLLANIKASERGKQARHLTGALSIAAKVDYFKGDKHVGEKLRRELEQKAGVQR
- a CDS encoding fibrillarin-like rRNA/tRNA 2'-O-methyltransferase — translated: MKETSSPGVFIEQRGNRTLFYTKNLVPGKKVYDERLVREQGVEYREWNIRKSKLAAALAKGLKHLPLKTGDTVLYLGCASGTTASHVSDIVNKEGIVFGVDFAPRVLRDFVFLSEIRDNLIPIYGDAHHPEQYTWRIYPSNVLIQDVAQKDQVNIFLKNLVCLNKGGYAILVIKARSIDVAASPKKIFQDVKRELEKHIVIEEFLTLDPYEIDHCLFVCRK
- a CDS encoding divalent-cation tolerance protein CutA — translated: MPYIIIYIPCNSKKQAQTIAKTLLQEHMIACANIFPITSMYWWNKMMQTEHEYVLLVKTKHKLFKKVENRVKQLHSYKYPCIISFKIDQLNKEYANWLEQAV